In Blautia wexlerae DSM 19850, a single window of DNA contains:
- a CDS encoding UDP-N-acetylglucosamine pyrophosphorylase, which translates to MLKDFTIANLLDLNETIAKDLFEGKTYPWEVLPEIGDFILKLGQTLSEEEYDHPSEDVWIAKSAKVAPTACINGPVIIGKEAEVRHCAFIRGKAIIGEGAVVGNSTELKNAVLFNKVQVPHYNYVGDAVLGYKSHMGAGSICSNVKSDKKLVVVKDGDEKIETGLKKFGAMLGDNVEVGCGSVLNPGTVIGRCCNIYPLSSVRGCVPANHIYKSKTEVAEKK; encoded by the coding sequence ATGTTAAAAGATTTTACAATTGCAAACCTTCTGGATCTGAACGAAACAATCGCAAAGGATTTATTTGAAGGAAAAACATATCCATGGGAAGTATTACCGGAGATCGGAGATTTCATTCTGAAACTGGGACAGACCTTAAGTGAAGAAGAATACGACCACCCGTCAGAAGATGTATGGATCGCCAAGAGTGCCAAAGTAGCACCTACAGCCTGCATCAACGGTCCGGTCATCATAGGTAAAGAAGCAGAAGTACGCCACTGTGCATTTATACGCGGAAAAGCAATTATAGGTGAGGGTGCAGTAGTAGGTAATTCTACGGAATTAAAGAATGCGGTACTTTTCAACAAGGTACAGGTTCCGCACTACAATTATGTAGGCGATGCAGTTCTCGGCTACAAATCCCATATGGGCGCAGGTTCCATCTGTTCCAATGTAAAATCTGACAAGAAACTGGTAGTTGTAAAAGACGGTGACGAGAAGATTGAAACAGGTCTGAAGAAATTCGGCGCAATGCTTGGAGATAACGTAGAAGTGGGCTGCGGTTCTGTATTAAATCCCGGAACTGTGATCGGACGCTGCTGCAATATTTATCCACTTTCCTCAGTAAGAGGCTGTGTACCTGCAAATCACATTTATAAGTCAAAAACAGAAGTTGCAGAAAAGAAATGA
- a CDS encoding BhlA/UviB family holin-like peptide, with the protein MAVFLLIYIVKSNERFSARQEEREKQYQELLSALTEKFNVLSVIERDITEVKEYIMADTKEINKKI; encoded by the coding sequence TTGGCAGTATTTCTTTTGATCTACATTGTGAAATCAAATGAAAGATTTTCGGCAAGACAGGAAGAGCGGGAAAAACAGTATCAGGAATTACTGTCAGCATTAACAGAAAAATTTAATGTATTAAGTGTTATCGAGAGGGATATTACAGAGGTAAAAGAGTACATTATGGCAGATACAAAAGAAATCAATAAAAAAATATAA
- a CDS encoding GGGtGRT protein produces MALFESYERRIDKINSVLNSYGIASIEEAEKITKDAGLNVYDQIKGIQPICFENACWAYTVGAAIAIKKGCKKAADAAAAIGEGLQAFCIPGSVADTRKVGLGHGNLGKMLLEEETECFCFLAGHESFAAAEGAIGIAEKANKVRQKPLRVILNGLGKDAAQIISRINGFTYVETEYDPYKNEVKEVFRKAYSEGLRAKVNCYGANSVPEGVAIMWKEDVDVSITGNSTNPTRFQHPVAGTYKKERLEAGKKYFSVASGGGTGRTLHPDNMAAGPASYGMTDTLGRMHSDAQFAGSSSVPAHVEMMGLIGAGNNPMVGMTVAVAVSIEEAAKAGKF; encoded by the coding sequence ATGGCTTTATTTGAATCATATGAGAGACGAATTGACAAGATCAATTCTGTTTTAAACAGCTATGGCATTGCTTCTATCGAAGAAGCTGAGAAAATCACAAAAGACGCAGGTCTTAATGTATACGATCAGATCAAAGGCATTCAGCCAATCTGTTTCGAGAACGCTTGCTGGGCATATACAGTAGGTGCTGCAATCGCAATCAAAAAAGGATGTAAGAAAGCAGCAGACGCAGCAGCAGCTATCGGAGAAGGTCTTCAGGCATTCTGTATTCCTGGATCCGTTGCTGATACACGTAAAGTAGGTCTTGGACATGGTAACCTTGGCAAGATGCTTCTTGAAGAAGAAACAGAGTGCTTCTGCTTCCTGGCTGGACATGAGTCCTTCGCAGCAGCTGAAGGTGCTATCGGTATCGCTGAGAAAGCTAACAAAGTTCGTCAGAAACCATTACGTGTTATCCTGAACGGTCTTGGAAAAGATGCTGCTCAGATCATTTCCCGTATCAACGGCTTTACATATGTAGAGACAGAATACGATCCATACAAGAACGAAGTTAAAGAAGTATTCAGAAAAGCATACTCTGAAGGACTTCGTGCAAAAGTTAACTGCTACGGCGCTAACAGCGTTCCGGAAGGTGTTGCTATCATGTGGAAAGAAGACGTTGACGTTTCTATCACAGGTAACTCCACAAACCCGACACGTTTCCAGCATCCGGTTGCAGGTACATACAAGAAAGAACGTCTTGAAGCAGGTAAGAAATACTTCTCAGTTGCTTCCGGTGGTGGTACAGGACGTACACTTCACCCGGACAACATGGCAGCAGGTCCAGCTTCCTACGGTATGACAGATACATTAGGACGTATGCACTCTGATGCACAGTTCGCTGGTTCTTCTTCTGTACCGGCTCACGTAGAGATGATGGGTCTCATCGGCGCTGGTAACAACCCGATGGTTGGTATGACAGTTGCAGTAGCTGTTTCCATTGAGGAAGCTGCTAAGGCTGGAAAGTTCTAA
- the tnpA gene encoding IS200/IS605 family transposase yields the protein MKENLIHYRTCVCNINYHMVWSVKYRRKILSAEVEAYLQKLVQEIAEDKGFTVHLFECGEGDHVHCFVSAPPKLSITAIMKYLKGISGRKLFERFPEIRNQLWKGELWNHSYYVEMVGSVSEENIRRYIEHQSKAY from the coding sequence ATGAAAGAAAATCTTATACATTATCGCACTTGTGTGTGCAATATTAATTACCATATGGTATGGTCGGTAAAATACCGGCGGAAGATATTAAGTGCGGAGGTCGAGGCATATCTGCAGAAACTGGTGCAGGAGATCGCAGAAGATAAGGGCTTTACGGTCCATCTGTTTGAATGTGGGGAAGGAGACCATGTACACTGTTTTGTGTCAGCCCCTCCGAAATTATCCATAACTGCGATCATGAAATACCTGAAGGGGATCTCCGGCAGGAAACTTTTCGAACGTTTTCCGGAAATAAGAAACCAGCTTTGGAAAGGGGAGCTGTGGAACCATTCCTATTATGTGGAAATGGTCGGATCTGTATCGGAAGAAAATATCCGCAGGTACATCGAACATCAGAGCAAAGCGTACTGA
- a CDS encoding DNA topoisomerase, with protein MSKALYIAEKPSVAQEFAKALKINGQRRDGYLESQDSVVTWCVGHLVTMSYPEKYDIKYKRWSLDTLPFLPREFKYEVIPGVQKQFEIVKGLLNREDVDTIYVCTDSGREGEYIYRLVAQMAGVHGKKEKRVWIDSQTEEEIMRGIREAKDLSAYDNLSASAYLRAKEDYLMGINFSRVLTLRYGNSVSNYLNTKYQAISVGRVMTCVLGMVVRREREIRAFVKTPFYRVLSSIALEGENFEGEWRAVEGSSYFQTPYLYKENGFKEKAYAEKLIQELSVSQPLQCTVEKIERKKENRNPPLLFNLAELQNVCSKLFKISPDETLKIVQELYEKKLVTYPRTDARVLSTAAAKEIYKNISGLRNYEHTAEIAQHIIEQGNYKNLAKTRYVNDKQITDHYAIVPTGQGLNALRSVSLTAQRVYETIVRRFVCIFYPPAVYQKISLVTKIQNESFFSSFKVLLDEGYLKVATNSFAKRKAADAMSSVNRAGAAGNEGSEEEDPDTGKNGGNKADDSAEDMACDTRLLAALQNLKKGDILSVDSLSIKEGETSPPKRYNSGSMILAMENAGQLIEDEELRAQIKSCGIGTSATRAEILKKLCNIKYLALNKKTQVITPTLLGEMIFDVVNCSIRQLLNPELTASWEKGLNYVAEGSITEQEYMDKLEHFVRLRTRQVEDSNIQPYLRQFFDVAAVNYKDSFEKNSAKTTGRSTSAAGRSRTCRKPSASK; from the coding sequence ATGTCAAAAGCTTTATACATAGCCGAAAAGCCCAGTGTGGCGCAGGAATTCGCAAAAGCTTTGAAAATCAACGGACAAAGACGGGATGGCTACCTGGAATCTCAGGACAGCGTGGTGACCTGGTGTGTGGGACACCTGGTCACCATGAGCTACCCGGAAAAATATGATATCAAATATAAAAGGTGGAGTTTAGATACCCTGCCTTTTTTGCCGCGCGAATTTAAATATGAAGTGATCCCCGGAGTGCAGAAGCAGTTTGAGATTGTCAAAGGACTGCTTAACCGTGAGGATGTGGACACCATTTACGTGTGTACCGACTCCGGACGCGAGGGAGAATACATCTACCGTCTGGTGGCACAGATGGCAGGTGTTCATGGAAAAAAAGAAAAGAGAGTCTGGATTGACTCTCAGACAGAAGAAGAGATCATGAGAGGAATCAGAGAGGCAAAGGATCTGTCAGCATATGACAATCTTTCTGCTTCAGCCTATCTTCGAGCAAAAGAAGACTATCTCATGGGAATTAATTTTTCCCGTGTACTGACACTGCGTTATGGAAACAGTGTGTCAAATTATTTAAATACGAAATATCAGGCCATTTCCGTAGGACGGGTTATGACCTGTGTACTTGGAATGGTAGTGCGAAGAGAGCGCGAGATCCGTGCATTTGTGAAAACTCCGTTTTACCGCGTACTCAGCAGCATTGCCCTTGAGGGAGAAAACTTTGAGGGAGAGTGGAGAGCTGTGGAAGGCAGCAGCTATTTCCAGACTCCTTATCTGTATAAAGAGAACGGATTTAAAGAGAAAGCCTATGCTGAAAAACTGATACAGGAGCTGTCTGTGAGTCAGCCACTGCAATGTACAGTAGAGAAAATCGAGCGGAAAAAAGAGAACAGGAATCCGCCGCTTTTATTTAACCTGGCGGAGCTTCAGAATGTGTGCTCCAAGCTGTTCAAGATCAGCCCGGATGAGACATTAAAAATCGTACAGGAACTGTATGAAAAGAAACTGGTCACTTATCCCAGAACAGATGCCCGTGTGTTGTCTACTGCGGCAGCAAAGGAGATTTATAAGAATATCTCCGGGCTGCGTAATTATGAACATACAGCAGAGATCGCACAGCACATTATTGAACAGGGAAATTACAAAAATCTGGCAAAGACCAGATATGTTAATGATAAGCAGATCACAGACCATTATGCAATCGTACCCACAGGCCAGGGCTTAAACGCATTGAGAAGTGTTTCTCTTACTGCGCAGCGTGTATATGAGACCATTGTCAGAAGGTTTGTATGTATTTTTTATCCTCCTGCAGTATATCAGAAGATCAGTCTTGTGACAAAAATTCAGAATGAAAGCTTCTTTTCTTCATTTAAAGTACTGCTGGATGAAGGGTACTTAAAAGTTGCCACAAATTCTTTTGCGAAGCGAAAAGCAGCAGATGCCATGAGCAGTGTGAACAGAGCCGGCGCAGCCGGCAATGAGGGAAGTGAAGAGGAAGATCCGGATACAGGAAAAAACGGCGGGAACAAAGCTGATGATTCGGCTGAGGATATGGCATGTGATACCAGACTTCTTGCCGCATTGCAGAACCTGAAAAAAGGTGATATACTCTCTGTGGACAGCCTGAGTATCAAAGAGGGCGAGACATCGCCGCCAAAGCGTTATAATTCCGGTTCTATGATTCTTGCAATGGAGAATGCAGGTCAGCTGATCGAGGACGAAGAGCTTCGTGCCCAGATTAAAAGCTGCGGAATCGGAACCAGTGCCACCAGAGCGGAAATTCTTAAGAAACTGTGCAATATCAAATATCTGGCACTCAATAAGAAAACCCAGGTGATCACTCCAACCCTTCTTGGAGAGATGATCTTTGATGTGGTAAACTGCTCCATCAGACAGCTTCTGAACCCGGAACTGACTGCAAGCTGGGAAAAAGGACTGAATTATGTGGCAGAGGGCAGTATTACAGAACAGGAATATATGGATAAGCTGGAACATTTTGTGCGCCTTCGCACCAGACAGGTGGAGGACAGCAATATCCAGCCATATCTGAGACAGTTCTTTGATGTTGCAGCAGTGAATTATAAGGATTCATTTGAAAAAAACAGTGCGAAAACAACAGGCAGATCAACGTCCGCAGCGGGACGATCACGTACCTGCAGAAAGCCGTCTGCTTCAAAGTAG
- a CDS encoding TraX family protein, translated as MTTKLPASFLPAKFQVLSGSALKLIAIILMLIDHTGLMILYNYPATTATLFSFGGVDYSWYRIFRDIGRAAFPIFCFLLVEGFLHTHNRKKYGLNLFLFACISEIPWNFMFTNTWRYEKQNVFFTLFLGYLAFCALEYFWDNQRMQLVCVLALLTVSVFLKADYGWRGFVFLLIMYWFRNDKTAQAIIGSCWLYYEWKACFAFLSINMYNGERGFVKGKFLKYVFYWFYPVHITILVILRKLLFHM; from the coding sequence ATGACAACAAAGTTACCTGCTTCCTTTCTCCCTGCAAAATTTCAGGTTCTGAGCGGAAGCGCTTTAAAATTAATCGCTATCATCCTGATGCTGATTGACCATACAGGCTTAATGATCCTGTATAATTATCCTGCCACAACCGCAACCCTTTTCAGTTTCGGCGGCGTGGATTACAGCTGGTATCGGATTTTCCGGGATATCGGCAGGGCCGCTTTTCCAATTTTCTGTTTTCTGTTAGTGGAAGGATTTCTGCATACACATAACCGTAAGAAATATGGCCTGAATCTGTTTCTATTTGCATGTATCTCTGAGATCCCATGGAACTTCATGTTTACCAACACCTGGAGATATGAAAAACAGAATGTATTTTTCACCCTGTTTCTGGGATACCTGGCATTCTGTGCCCTGGAATACTTCTGGGATAATCAGAGAATGCAGCTTGTCTGCGTACTGGCACTGCTGACTGTCTCTGTGTTTCTGAAGGCAGATTACGGATGGCGGGGATTTGTATTCCTGCTGATCATGTACTGGTTCCGCAACGATAAAACCGCCCAGGCGATCATCGGAAGCTGCTGGCTTTACTATGAATGGAAAGCCTGCTTTGCTTTTCTTTCCATTAATATGTACAATGGTGAACGTGGATTTGTAAAAGGAAAATTTCTGAAATATGTTTTTTACTGGTTTTATCCGGTGCACATTACCATTCTGGTAATCCTGAGAAAACTTTTATTTCATATGTAA
- a CDS encoding IS110 family transposase, producing MNAVGIDVSKGKSMVAILRSYGEIISKPFEVKHTVSGIRSLIEQIQSIDGESRIVMEHTGRYYEPLVRELSKADLFVSAINPKLIKDFGDNSLRKVKSDKADAVKIARYTLDSWTELRQYSLMDEIRNQLKTMNRQFDFYMKHKTAMKNNLISILDQTYPGANTYFDSPAREDGSQKWVDFSATYWHVDCVRKLSLNAFIDHYQKWCKRRKYNFSRSKAVEIYEASKELVSILPKDDLTKLIIKQAVEQLNTASQTVEQLRTMMNEAASKLPEYPVVMAMKGVGKSLGPQLMAEIGDVSRFTHKGAITAFAGVDPGVNESGSYEQKSVPASKRGSSTLRKTLFQVMDVLIKTKPQDDPVYLFMDKKRAQGKPYYVYMTAGANKFLRIYYGRVKEYLSSLPE from the coding sequence ATGAATGCAGTAGGTATTGATGTTTCCAAAGGAAAAAGCATGGTTGCTATCCTTCGTTCTTATGGTGAGATCATTTCAAAACCATTTGAAGTCAAACACACAGTCAGTGGGATTCGCTCTCTCATTGAGCAGATCCAATCCATTGATGGCGAATCTCGTATTGTCATGGAACACACCGGTCGTTATTACGAACCTCTTGTCCGTGAACTTTCGAAAGCTGACCTTTTTGTATCTGCCATAAATCCCAAACTCATCAAAGATTTTGGAGACAACTCTCTCCGCAAAGTAAAGTCCGATAAAGCGGATGCAGTAAAAATTGCACGCTATACTCTTGACAGTTGGACGGAACTCAGACAGTATAGTCTCATGGATGAAATTCGTAATCAACTGAAAACCATGAACCGCCAGTTTGATTTTTACATGAAACACAAAACCGCTATGAAAAATAATCTAATCAGCATCCTTGACCAAACTTATCCGGGAGCTAACACTTATTTTGACAGCCCTGCCCGTGAGGATGGAAGTCAAAAATGGGTTGACTTTTCAGCCACCTACTGGCATGTGGATTGTGTTCGTAAACTCTCTCTAAACGCCTTTATCGACCACTATCAAAAGTGGTGTAAACGCAGGAAGTACAACTTCAGCCGTTCAAAAGCTGTTGAAATCTATGAAGCATCTAAGGAGCTTGTTTCTATACTTCCAAAAGACGATCTGACAAAGTTAATCATCAAACAGGCTGTAGAACAATTAAATACGGCTTCACAGACTGTGGAACAGCTTCGTACCATGATGAATGAGGCTGCTTCTAAACTGCCGGAATACCCTGTTGTCATGGCTATGAAAGGTGTAGGTAAATCGCTTGGTCCACAGCTTATGGCAGAGATTGGTGATGTCTCCCGATTTACCCACAAAGGAGCCATTACAGCCTTTGCAGGCGTTGATCCCGGTGTAAATGAATCCGGTTCATATGAGCAGAAAAGCGTTCCTGCTTCCAAGCGCGGTTCCAGTACTCTTCGTAAGACTCTGTTTCAAGTCATGGATGTTCTCATCAAAACAAAGCCACAGGATGATCCTGTCTACTTGTTTATGGATAAGAAACGAGCACAAGGAAAGCCTTATTACGTCTACATGACAGCCGGTGCGAATAAGTTTCTTCGCATCTACTATGGTCGAGTGAAAGAATATCTGTCTTCACTCCCAGAATAA
- a CDS encoding iron-sulfur cluster assembly scaffold protein produces MIYSREVEEMCPVAQGVHHGAAPIPEEAKWVQAKEVKDISGLTHGVGWCAPQQGACKLTLNVKEGIIQEALVETIGCSGMTHSAAMASEILPGLTVMEALNTDLVCDAINTAMRELFLQIVYGRTQSAFSEEGLPVGAGLEDLGKGLRSQVGTMYGTLKKGPRYLEMAEGYVTGIALDADDEIIGYQFVSLGKMTDFIKKGDDPNTAWEKAKGQYGRVADAVKIIDPRKE; encoded by the coding sequence ATGATTTATTCACGCGAAGTAGAAGAAATGTGCCCAGTTGCACAGGGCGTTCATCATGGCGCCGCTCCAATCCCAGAAGAAGCTAAATGGGTACAGGCAAAAGAAGTCAAAGATATTTCCGGTCTTACACACGGTGTTGGCTGGTGTGCACCACAGCAGGGTGCCTGCAAGCTTACATTAAATGTTAAAGAGGGTATCATCCAGGAAGCACTGGTTGAGACTATCGGATGTTCAGGTATGACTCACTCTGCAGCTATGGCTTCCGAGATTCTTCCGGGACTTACAGTTATGGAGGCACTGAACACTGACTTAGTTTGTGATGCGATTAACACAGCTATGAGAGAACTTTTCCTTCAGATCGTTTACGGACGTACACAGTCTGCATTCTCAGAAGAAGGACTTCCAGTAGGTGCTGGACTTGAAGACCTTGGTAAAGGACTTCGCTCTCAGGTTGGTACAATGTATGGAACTCTGAAAAAAGGACCTCGTTACCTTGAAATGGCAGAAGGTTATGTAACAGGTATTGCTCTTGATGCAGATGATGAGATCATCGGATATCAGTTCGTAAGCCTTGGAAAAATGACTGATTTCATCAAAAAAGGCGATGACCCGAATACTGCATGGGAAAAAGCAAAAGGTCAGTACGGCCGTGTTGCAGACGCTGTTAAAATTATCGACCCAAGAAAAGAATAA